The following proteins are encoded in a genomic region of Streptococcus equi subsp. equi:
- the bglF_1 gene encoding sucrose-specific phosphotransferase system (PTS), IIABC component, whose protein sequence is MDNHQIAKEVIEALGGRENVRSVAHCATRLRVMVHDEGKINKEKAEAIDKVKGAFFNSGQYQLIFGTGTVNSIYDEVVALGLPAALAGEQKEQVVKSGNAFQRAIRTFGDVFVPIIPAIVAIGLFMGVRGLLTQPAVMEFFGIHDYGDNFLMYTRILTDTAFVYLPALVAWSAFRVFGGNPIIGIVLGLMLVSNELPNAWVVASGGDVKPLTFFGFVPVVGYQGTVLPAFFVGLVGAKLEKWLHKRVPDALDLLATPFLTFAIMSALGLFVIGPIFHSLENLVLAGTQAVLGLPFGIAGLVIGGVQQLIVVTGIHHIFNFLEAQLVANTGKDPFNAYLTAATAAQAGATLAVAVKTKSAKLKGLAFPSALSALLGITEPAIFGVNLRYPKVFVSGLIGGAAGGWVAGILGIAGTGFGITVLPGALLYLNGQLLQYLVTLLVGLGLAFVIAYIWGFKDKSDQEAPATQVKSEPAQKASAAEELLSPVAGELIDLSSVADPVFSSGSMGQGVAIKPEGRILCSPVDGRVEAALETGHAYVIKSDKGAEILLHIGIDTVSMAGEGFETFVKVGQMVKAGDALGSFDIARIQQAGLDTTTMLLVTNSADVHAVQILAQGKVTVGSPVILVK, encoded by the coding sequence ATGGATAATCATCAGATTGCAAAAGAGGTTATCGAGGCCTTAGGCGGTCGTGAAAATGTCAGAAGTGTGGCTCATTGTGCGACGCGGCTGCGGGTTATGGTTCATGACGAGGGTAAGATCAATAAGGAAAAAGCAGAGGCTATTGATAAGGTTAAGGGTGCTTTTTTCAACTCAGGCCAATATCAGCTGATTTTTGGGACAGGTACGGTTAATAGCATTTATGATGAGGTTGTAGCTCTAGGGCTTCCAGCTGCTTTGGCAGGTGAGCAAAAGGAGCAAGTGGTCAAGTCTGGAAATGCCTTTCAGCGGGCTATTCGTACCTTTGGTGATGTCTTTGTTCCGATCATTCCTGCTATTGTGGCGATAGGGCTGTTTATGGGTGTACGGGGTCTCTTGACGCAGCCGGCTGTTATGGAGTTCTTTGGTATTCATGACTATGGCGACAATTTCCTCATGTACACTCGGATTTTAACAGATACGGCCTTTGTCTACCTGCCGGCCTTGGTTGCTTGGTCAGCCTTTAGGGTATTTGGTGGCAACCCTATCATTGGGATTGTCCTTGGCTTGATGCTCGTCTCTAATGAGTTGCCAAATGCTTGGGTGGTAGCCTCAGGAGGTGATGTTAAGCCCTTAACTTTCTTTGGTTTTGTTCCAGTTGTTGGTTATCAAGGTACGGTATTGCCAGCCTTCTTTGTTGGTCTGGTTGGTGCCAAGCTGGAAAAGTGGCTGCATAAGCGGGTGCCTGATGCGCTTGATTTGTTGGCAACGCCGTTTTTGACCTTTGCTATTATGAGTGCCTTGGGGCTCTTTGTGATTGGGCCTATCTTTCACTCCTTGGAAAACCTTGTTCTTGCAGGGACACAAGCAGTTTTAGGTCTGCCTTTTGGGATTGCCGGCCTTGTTATTGGGGGTGTTCAGCAGCTGATTGTTGTGACAGGTATCCATCATATTTTCAATTTCTTGGAGGCGCAGCTAGTTGCCAATACAGGAAAGGATCCCTTTAACGCTTATTTGACAGCTGCTACGGCCGCCCAAGCAGGAGCAACTCTAGCGGTTGCTGTTAAAACCAAGTCTGCAAAATTAAAGGGTTTAGCCTTTCCATCAGCTCTGTCAGCTCTTTTAGGGATTACTGAGCCGGCTATCTTTGGGGTTAATCTCCGCTACCCAAAGGTATTTGTCTCAGGACTTATCGGGGGCGCAGCTGGTGGCTGGGTTGCAGGGATTCTTGGCATTGCTGGTACCGGCTTTGGGATTACGGTTTTGCCTGGTGCACTGCTGTATCTTAATGGTCAGCTACTACAGTACCTTGTGACACTGTTGGTTGGGCTTGGTCTAGCTTTTGTGATTGCCTATATTTGGGGATTCAAGGACAAGAGTGACCAAGAAGCACCGGCTACCCAAGTAAAATCAGAGCCTGCGCAAAAAGCCTCTGCTGCTGAGGAGCTGCTTAGTCCAGTTGCAGGGGAGTTGATTGATTTGTCATCGGTTGCTGATCCTGTCTTTTCGTCAGGAAGCATGGGCCAAGGCGTTGCCATCAAGCCTGAAGGGCGCATTCTCTGCTCACCGGTAGATGGCAGGGTAGAGGCTGCCCTTGAGACAGGTCATGCTTACGTCATCAAATCAGATAAGGGAGCAGAAATCCTACTGCATATTGGTATTGATACCGTTTCAATGGCAGGTGAGGGCTTTGAAACCTTTGTTAAGGTTGGTCAGATGGTCAAGGCTGGTGATGCTCTTGGAAGCTTTGATATTGCAAGGATTCAGCAGGCGGGCCTTGATACTACAACCATGCTGCTTGTCACCAATAGCGCAGATGTTCATGCTGTTCAGATTTTGGCACAAGGTAAGGTGACTGTTGGCAGTCCAGTGATCCTTGTAAAATAA